A genome region from Flavobacterium sp. CFS9 includes the following:
- a CDS encoding porin family protein, with protein sequence MKKIILAAMAVMVFGFANAQKTRFGVKGGLNISTVVGGDVDHVKSLVGFHVGGFAEIHVIQRFFIQPELLFSAQGTKVDGPVGNDTDIKLNYLNIPVLAKYYIVDKKFSVEAGPQLGVLLSAKADSQNIKDFTRSADLGFNLGAGYNFTDNLSVGLRYTIGLSPLSDKDIDNSDDYYDSAKNSNLALSLAYKF encoded by the coding sequence ATGAAAAAAATAATTTTGGCTGCTATGGCAGTAATGGTATTTGGTTTTGCTAATGCACAAAAGACCAGATTTGGAGTAAAAGGAGGTCTTAATATTTCGACAGTAGTTGGAGGAGATGTGGATCATGTTAAATCTCTTGTAGGTTTTCACGTTGGAGGTTTTGCAGAAATTCATGTGATTCAAAGATTTTTTATTCAGCCGGAGCTTTTGTTTTCTGCTCAGGGAACTAAAGTAGACGGACCTGTTGGTAATGATACTGATATTAAATTGAATTATTTGAATATTCCTGTATTAGCAAAGTATTATATTGTTGATAAAAAATTCAGCGTTGAAGCTGGTCCGCAATTAGGTGTTTTATTGTCAGCTAAAGCAGATAGTCAGAATATTAAAGATTTTACCAGATCAGCAGATTTAGGATTTAATCTTGGAGCCGGATATAATTTCACAGATAACCTTTCAGTAGGTCTTCGTTACACAATCGGATTATCTCCGCTTTCTGATAAAGATATTGATAATTCAGATGATTACTATGACAGTGCTAAAAACAGTAACCTTGCGTTATCTTTAGCATACAAATTCTAA
- the xerD gene encoding site-specific tyrosine recombinase XerD has protein sequence MNWNRYIKDYQSYLRIERGLSKNTIENYGFDIERLCLFLETNRIEISPVKIDDETVQQFIYAVAKEVNPRSQARIISGLKSFFNYLVFEDYRNDNPMELIETPKTGRKLPDTLSLDEIDALIAAIDLSTNEGERNRAMLETLYGCGLRVSELVSLKISDLFFEEGFVKITGKGNKERFVPVGKFAQKYIQIYQKEIRVNLKIKKGCEDTLFLNRRGNQLTRAMIFTIIKDLAVKINLQKSISPHTLRHSFATHLLENGADLRSIQLMLGHESITTTEIYVHLDRRFLKEVMLSFHPRK, from the coding sequence ATGAATTGGAACCGTTACATAAAAGATTATCAGTCGTATTTACGCATCGAGAGAGGTTTGTCTAAAAACACGATCGAAAACTATGGTTTTGATATCGAGCGTTTGTGTCTTTTTCTGGAAACAAACAGAATAGAAATTTCTCCCGTAAAGATTGATGACGAAACGGTTCAGCAGTTTATTTATGCGGTAGCTAAAGAAGTCAATCCACGCTCACAGGCAAGAATTATTTCGGGCCTGAAAAGTTTTTTTAATTATCTGGTTTTTGAAGATTACAGAAACGATAATCCGATGGAACTGATCGAAACTCCCAAAACAGGACGGAAATTGCCTGATACGCTGTCTTTAGATGAAATTGATGCTCTTATTGCGGCAATTGATCTGAGTACCAATGAAGGCGAACGGAATCGGGCAATGTTGGAAACTTTGTACGGTTGCGGACTTCGGGTTTCGGAATTGGTTTCCTTAAAAATTTCTGATCTATTTTTTGAAGAAGGGTTTGTTAAAATTACCGGAAAAGGAAATAAAGAACGTTTTGTTCCGGTGGGTAAGTTCGCTCAGAAATACATTCAGATTTATCAGAAGGAAATTCGGGTAAATCTTAAAATAAAAAAAGGCTGTGAAGATACTTTATTTTTGAACAGGAGAGGAAATCAGCTTACACGTGCCATGATTTTTACCATTATAAAAGATTTGGCAGTAAAGATTAATCTTCAAAAAAGTATTAGTCCGCATACCCTGAGACATTCTTTTGCAACCCATTTACTTGAAAATGGTGCTGATTTAAGATCGATTCAGTTGATGTTAGGACACGAATCGATCACTACGACCGAAATTTATGTGCATTTAGACAGACGCTTTTTGAAAGAAGTAATGTTATCTTTTCATCCAAGGAAGTAA
- a CDS encoding cell division protein ZapA produces MDGKLKIKISVADRVYPLTVEPAQEEGLRSASKKIDAMIKQFEESYAVRDKQDVLAMCALQFASQVEQKQIDNAIDGEETIERIKRLNSLLDQYLEN; encoded by the coding sequence ATGGACGGAAAGCTTAAAATTAAAATATCAGTTGCAGACAGAGTTTATCCTTTAACGGTTGAACCTGCTCAGGAAGAAGGACTAAGAAGTGCTTCTAAAAAAATTGATGCTATGATTAAGCAATTCGAAGAAAGTTACGCGGTTCGTGACAAACAAGATGTTCTGGCGATGTGTGCCCTGCAATTTGCATCGCAAGTCGAACAAAAACAAATTGACAACGCAATCGATGGCGAAGAAACTATCGAAAGAATTAAAAGATTAAATTCGCTATTAGATCAATATCTCGAAAATTAA
- a CDS encoding PAS domain-containing protein, producing the protein MVFDLYGNENCLEVNNFYKKLLAEMPDLLFQFVVDSENRYTFPLVSKSADDIFEISVKEFTNDIKLVIYDRIFPQDRDLFFQSLVKARKEIKPWNVEFRAVLPIKGLRWFKVSAKTEQSADGHVSFFGHVSDITELKDKEEKLRISEERFQFALEASTAGIWDWDMVTNRVFYSSLSLKILELDSTDIFDDPERWDKIVHPEDLPKYYSDIQEHFDNKIPYYENYHRVMTSSGNYKWILDRGKVIERDENGKPLRVIGTHTDVSLQKEKELELLKTMKLYSDQNSRLVNFSHIVSHNLNTQAGNIKSILDFIDADVDKQTVNEMLEHLRTVSNDLNDTIANLTQIVKTQSNINIAVAPLKLSEYIEKTISTIKGYDKDKKVTIVNNVPKYLTINFNPAYLESVLLNLTTNAIKYAHPDRDPVIVFDFSIEPDGYKSLKITDNGLGIDLAVYGDLLFGMYKTFHKNQEARGIGLYITRNQIEAMKGSISVESKVGVGTSFKIIFNDI; encoded by the coding sequence ATGGTTTTTGATTTATATGGAAATGAGAATTGCTTAGAGGTAAATAATTTTTATAAAAAATTGCTTGCCGAAATGCCGGACTTGCTGTTTCAGTTTGTTGTTGACAGCGAAAACAGGTATACTTTCCCTCTGGTCAGTAAATCAGCTGACGATATTTTTGAAATTAGTGTAAAAGAGTTTACCAATGATATTAAATTGGTAATTTACGACCGAATTTTTCCTCAGGACCGTGATCTGTTTTTTCAGTCTTTAGTCAAAGCACGCAAAGAAATAAAACCCTGGAATGTCGAATTTAGAGCTGTTTTGCCTATAAAAGGATTGCGATGGTTTAAGGTTTCTGCAAAAACAGAGCAGTCCGCTGACGGGCATGTTAGCTTTTTTGGACATGTTTCGGATATTACGGAACTAAAAGATAAGGAAGAAAAATTGCGTATTTCTGAAGAACGATTTCAATTTGCTCTTGAAGCTTCTACTGCCGGAATTTGGGATTGGGATATGGTAACCAATAGAGTTTTCTATTCGTCATTGTCGTTAAAGATTCTGGAATTGGATTCTACTGATATTTTTGATGATCCGGAACGTTGGGATAAGATTGTGCATCCTGAAGACCTTCCAAAGTACTATTCGGATATACAGGAGCATTTTGATAATAAGATCCCATATTACGAAAACTACCATCGTGTCATGACTTCAAGCGGTAATTATAAGTGGATTCTGGATCGTGGAAAGGTTATTGAAAGGGATGAAAATGGAAAGCCGTTGCGTGTGATCGGAACGCATACCGACGTTTCTTTGCAAAAAGAGAAGGAGTTGGAGCTCTTAAAAACGATGAAATTGTACAGTGATCAAAATAGCCGATTGGTGAATTTCTCGCATATTGTTTCGCATAATCTGAATACACAGGCTGGAAATATAAAGTCGATTCTGGATTTTATTGATGCGGATGTTGATAAACAAACGGTAAACGAAATGCTGGAACATTTGCGAACTGTTTCTAATGATCTGAATGATACGATTGCAAATTTAACCCAAATTGTAAAGACGCAAAGTAATATCAATATTGCTGTGGCGCCGTTAAAGCTTTCAGAATACATCGAGAAAACGATTTCAACGATTAAAGGCTACGACAAGGACAAGAAGGTCACAATTGTAAATAATGTTCCAAAGTATCTTACAATTAACTTTAATCCGGCTTATCTGGAAAGTGTTTTGTTGAATCTTACAACAAACGCTATAAAGTACGCGCATCCGGACAGAGATCCTGTTATTGTTTTTGATTTTTCAATCGAACCGGACGGTTACAAGTCATTAAAAATTACAGATAATGGTTTGGGAATCGATTTGGCGGTGTATGGTGATTTGTTATTTGGGATGTATAAAACTTTTCACAAAAATCAGGAAGCAAGAGGAATTGGACTCTATATTACCAGAAATCAAATTGAGGCTATGAAAGGAAGTATTTCGGTAGAAAGTAAGGTGGGAGTAGGAACGAGTTTTAAAATTATTTTTAACGATATTTAA
- a CDS encoding porin family protein — translation MKKIILAAVLFIATSATIQAQLVQFGVKAGVNFASQTGDAGLQGVAFDKEGITSYHVGVVAELKLLDKFAIQPELLYSTQGATYKNAVNEFKNELGYLSIPVMAKFYLNDTFSLEVGPQASFLLSEKNKFDVKDAQTFEFGLNAGLGVKLTKSIFVQGRYGLGLTEASKNADVKNSTFQISAGFLF, via the coding sequence ATGAAAAAGATAATCTTAGCAGCTGTATTGTTTATCGCAACTTCAGCTACAATTCAGGCACAATTAGTACAATTTGGAGTTAAAGCAGGGGTTAACTTTGCAAGCCAAACCGGAGATGCAGGTCTTCAAGGTGTAGCATTTGACAAAGAAGGAATCACTAGCTATCACGTAGGGGTTGTTGCAGAACTTAAATTATTAGACAAATTTGCTATTCAACCGGAGCTTTTATACTCTACTCAGGGAGCAACTTACAAGAATGCTGTAAATGAATTTAAAAATGAATTAGGCTACTTATCTATTCCAGTAATGGCTAAGTTTTACCTAAACGATACTTTTAGCTTAGAAGTAGGTCCTCAGGCTTCCTTTTTATTAAGTGAAAAAAATAAGTTTGATGTTAAAGATGCACAGACTTTTGAATTTGGACTTAATGCCGGATTAGGAGTAAAACTTACTAAAAGCATTTTTGTTCAGGGCCGTTATGGTCTAGGATTAACTGAAGCTTCTAAAAATGCTGATGTTAAAAACTCAACTTTCCAGATCTCTGCCGGATTCTTGTTCTAA
- the aroQ gene encoding type II 3-dehydroquinate dehydratase: MKICIINGPNLNLLGKREPEVYGSQTFEDYFETLQAKFPHIELSYYQSNIEGELIGKIQECGFSFDGIILNAGAYTHTSIGLGDAMKAVTTPVIEVHISNTYARESFRHQSYLSGNAKGVILGFGLKSYELAIQSFL, from the coding sequence ATGAAAATCTGCATCATCAATGGACCCAATTTGAATCTTTTAGGAAAAAGAGAGCCTGAAGTTTACGGAAGTCAGACTTTTGAAGATTATTTCGAAACGTTACAGGCAAAATTCCCACACATTGAACTTTCTTATTATCAAAGTAATATTGAAGGCGAACTGATCGGAAAAATTCAGGAATGCGGTTTTAGTTTTGATGGAATTATTCTGAATGCAGGAGCTTACACTCATACTTCTATAGGATTAGGCGATGCCATGAAAGCGGTTACAACTCCGGTAATCGAAGTACACATTTCAAACACCTATGCCCGTGAAAGTTTCAGACATCAGTCGTATTTATCAGGAAATGCTAAAGGGGTTATCCTTGGTTTTGGCTTAAAAAGTTACGAACTGGCTATTCAGTCTTTTTTGTAA
- the rny gene encoding ribonuclease Y, with amino-acid sequence MDIITIIISGIIGIAVGFAIAKIIEKSNISNLIKNAKKEAASILKDANLEAENIKKDKILQAKERFIELKSEHEQVILARDKKVAEVEKRVRDKESQVSNELSKAKKVNDEFESKTQEYNNKIEVLDKKQTEVDKLHKSQLQQLEVISGLSAEEAKEQLVEGLKAEAKSKAMSHIQETIEEAKLTAQQEAKKIIINTIQRVGTEEAVENCVSVFNIESDDVKGRIIGREGRNIRALEAATGVEIIVDDTPEAIILSCFDPVRREIARLSLHKLVTDGRIHPARIEEVVAKTAKQIDDEIIEVGKRTVIDLGIHGLHPELIKVVGRMKYRSSYGQNLLQHSREVSKLCGIMAAELGLNVKLAKRAGLLHDIGKVPDTESDLPHALLGMQWAEKYGEKDEVCNAIGAHHDEIEMKSLLSPIVQVCDAISGARPGARRQVLDSYIQRLKDLEDVAYGFSGVKNAYAIQAGRELRVIVESEKVSDDNAANLSFEISQKIQTEMTYPGQVKVTVIRETRAVNIAK; translated from the coding sequence ATGGACATAATAACAATCATTATTTCAGGTATTATAGGAATTGCGGTAGGTTTTGCAATTGCTAAAATTATCGAAAAAAGCAATATTTCTAACCTCATTAAAAATGCCAAAAAAGAAGCAGCTTCCATTTTAAAAGATGCCAATTTAGAAGCAGAAAATATCAAAAAAGATAAAATTCTTCAGGCAAAAGAGCGTTTTATCGAACTAAAATCAGAGCATGAACAAGTTATTTTAGCAAGAGACAAAAAAGTAGCGGAGGTAGAAAAAAGAGTACGCGATAAAGAATCACAAGTTTCTAACGAACTTTCGAAAGCTAAAAAAGTAAACGACGAGTTTGAATCTAAAACACAGGAATACAACAATAAAATTGAAGTTTTAGACAAAAAACAAACTGAAGTTGACAAATTACACAAAAGCCAGCTACAGCAGCTTGAAGTAATTTCAGGGCTTTCTGCCGAAGAGGCAAAAGAGCAATTAGTGGAAGGATTAAAAGCCGAAGCTAAAAGTAAAGCAATGTCTCACATTCAGGAAACCATTGAAGAGGCTAAACTTACCGCTCAGCAGGAAGCTAAGAAAATTATTATCAATACGATCCAGAGAGTTGGAACTGAGGAAGCAGTTGAAAATTGCGTTTCAGTATTCAACATTGAATCTGACGATGTAAAAGGTAGAATCATTGGACGTGAAGGACGTAACATTAGAGCCCTTGAAGCAGCTACAGGAGTTGAAATCATCGTTGACGACACACCTGAAGCGATCATCCTTTCTTGTTTTGATCCTGTTCGTAGAGAAATTGCTCGTTTATCTTTGCATAAACTGGTTACAGACGGACGTATTCACCCTGCAAGAATTGAAGAAGTAGTGGCTAAAACTGCTAAACAGATTGACGACGAAATTATCGAAGTTGGTAAACGTACTGTTATCGACTTAGGAATTCACGGTTTACACCCTGAATTGATCAAAGTTGTAGGTAGAATGAAATACCGTTCTTCTTACGGACAAAACTTATTGCAGCACTCGAGAGAAGTTTCTAAACTTTGTGGTATCATGGCTGCCGAATTAGGTTTAAACGTAAAATTGGCCAAAAGAGCCGGTTTACTTCACGATATTGGTAAAGTTCCGGATACTGAAAGTGATTTACCTCACGCGTTATTAGGTATGCAGTGGGCAGAGAAATACGGCGAAAAAGATGAAGTTTGCAACGCTATTGGAGCTCACCACGACGAGATCGAAATGAAGTCTTTACTTTCTCCGATTGTTCAGGTTTGTGATGCTATTTCAGGTGCAAGACCAGGCGCAAGACGTCAGGTTTTAGATTCATACATTCAACGTTTGAAAGACCTTGAAGATGTTGCTTACGGGTTTAGCGGTGTAAAAAATGCATATGCAATTCAGGCTGGTAGAGAACTTCGTGTAATTGTAGAAAGCGAAAAAGTTTCTGACGACAATGCTGCGAATTTATCTTTCGAGATTTCACAAAAAATTCAAACTGAAATGACTTATCCGGGTCAAGTAAAAGTTACTGTAATTAGAGAAACCAGAGCGGTAAATATCGCGAAGTAA
- a CDS encoding M23 family metallopeptidase, with protein MRFSLLALLFSPFIFAQTQYPKDYFRPPLDIPMQLSGNFGELRPNHFHAGFDLKTNQREGLNVYAIADGYVSRIKISTFGNGKCIYITHPNGYTSVYGHLQTPVGPILDYVKKTHYKEKAYEIEMFPKPNELPVIKGDLIGLSGNTGSSEGPHLHFEIRDTKTEFVINPIFFGFDKNLKDTKKPNISSVYVYPMDNATVNQSKQPLLLNVALQKDGTYLASKVKANGRIGFGISAVDYDDVSFNKNGVFNVATFLNGNQNYNYQFNTYSFDEMRYINAFIDYGKYKKSGQRVQKLFMKTPYALSIIKTDSLRGIVSAEPNLASTYRIEVSDYFGNLSTVTVPIEYDAATPIVKEVPVASKYFVKANKDSNFEKDNMSVFFPAGTFYDDFNLNFDVKNNRIYVHDDTVPVHSNFTITIKDSSFPETLKDKVFIGRLSGNSASYNGTVRKGDVFTAKSKILGQFGLVLDTIAPTIKIAKPIQDKWITGVKKIEFTINDASSGIKSYNGYLNGNWILFEYESKSRKITHTFDDTLLAEGANDLKIEVIDNVGNSAIFETHFFRSQQK; from the coding sequence ATGAGATTTTCGTTACTTGCCCTGCTTTTTAGTCCGTTTATTTTTGCGCAGACGCAATATCCAAAAGATTATTTTCGTCCGCCGCTGGATATCCCGATGCAACTTTCCGGTAATTTCGGGGAGTTGAGGCCGAATCATTTCCATGCGGGGTTTGATTTGAAAACGAATCAGAGAGAAGGATTAAATGTGTATGCTATTGCCGACGGATATGTGTCGAGAATTAAAATTTCGACTTTTGGGAACGGTAAATGCATCTACATTACGCATCCAAATGGATACACTTCGGTATACGGACATTTACAAACTCCGGTTGGGCCAATTCTGGATTATGTAAAAAAAACGCATTACAAAGAAAAGGCCTATGAAATTGAAATGTTTCCAAAACCCAACGAACTGCCAGTTATAAAAGGTGATCTGATTGGGCTTTCCGGAAATACAGGTTCATCAGAGGGACCGCATCTTCATTTTGAAATTCGGGACACTAAAACAGAATTCGTAATTAATCCTATATTTTTTGGCTTCGATAAAAATCTAAAAGACACTAAAAAGCCAAATATCTCAAGTGTTTACGTTTATCCTATGGATAATGCGACAGTAAATCAGTCCAAGCAGCCTCTATTGTTAAATGTTGCCTTGCAAAAGGACGGGACTTATCTGGCGAGTAAAGTAAAAGCTAATGGTAGAATTGGTTTCGGAATTTCCGCTGTAGATTATGATGATGTTTCGTTTAATAAAAATGGGGTTTTTAATGTTGCTACTTTTCTAAACGGAAATCAAAATTATAATTACCAGTTCAATACCTATTCCTTCGATGAGATGCGATATATAAATGCTTTTATTGATTATGGTAAATATAAAAAGTCGGGTCAGCGGGTTCAGAAACTCTTCATGAAAACACCTTATGCGTTGAGCATCATCAAGACCGATTCTTTGCGAGGAATTGTTTCGGCCGAACCTAATTTAGCATCGACTTACAGAATCGAGGTTTCGGATTACTTTGGAAATTTAAGCACGGTTACTGTACCCATTGAATACGATGCCGCGACACCAATAGTAAAAGAAGTGCCGGTAGCTTCGAAGTATTTTGTTAAAGCCAATAAAGATTCAAATTTTGAAAAAGACAATATGTCTGTGTTTTTCCCGGCTGGAACTTTTTATGACGATTTTAATTTAAATTTTGATGTTAAAAACAATCGTATTTATGTTCATGACGATACTGTTCCGGTGCATTCGAATTTTACCATTACGATTAAAGACAGTTCGTTTCCGGAAACTTTAAAGGATAAAGTTTTTATTGGAAGATTAAGCGGAAACTCCGCCAGTTATAACGGAACGGTGAGAAAAGGTGATGTTTTTACTGCCAAATCAAAAATATTAGGACAGTTCGGATTAGTGCTGGATACTATCGCACCGACAATTAAAATCGCAAAACCAATTCAGGACAAGTGGATTACCGGAGTTAAAAAGATAGAATTTACTATTAATGATGCTTCTTCCGGAATTAAATCGTACAACGGTTATCTGAATGGAAACTGGATTCTGTTTGAATATGAAAGTAAATCGAGAAAAATAACACATACTTTTGATGATACTCTCCTTGCCGAAGGAGCAAATGATTTAAAAATTGAAGTGATTGATAATGTAGGAAATTCTGCTATCTTTGAGACTCATTTTTTTAGAAGCCAACAAAAATAA